The genomic DNA TCTCCTATTGTATTTAGAAAGTTATATGAAAAGCGATGTGCTTAATTTATTGTCCGAAATAAACGGGGAATACCAGATTGGAGCGTAAAGCGCGGTCGCTTCAGCCAATGAGATCTTTTTTCGGATAACAATGGCGAGGCGCCCAAAAAAATTAGTTTTCTTCTTATTCCCAACTCACGACCACTTTCCCAAAATGTTTCCCTGTTTGTAAATACTGTAGTGCTTCGGGAACTTCGTCCCAACCGAACACTTTGTCCACGACTGGTTTCATTTTGTTTTGTTCGATGGCTCTGTTCATTTTTTCAAAATCGGCGCGGCTACCGACTATCACTCCTTGGACTTTGACCCCTTGCATAAGAATGGGGTAAAGGGAAAGACTGGATTCTCCACCGGCAAGGACACCAATGAGAGCGATGGTTCCGTAAGGTTTTACACTCATCATAGACTTTTGCATGGTTCCAGCTCCTCCCACTTCGATGATGAGGTCGGCTCCTGCCATTTTCGTTGCTTTTCGAACATCACGTTCCCAATTGGTTTTTGTGGAATAGTTGATGGTTGCATCCGCCCCAAGGGTTTTGGCACGCTCCAGTTTTTCATCACTGGAAGAGGTAACGATGACTCGGGCTCCCATCATCTTTGCAAATTGTAGGGCAAATAAGGAGACTCCACCAGTTCCTAAACAAAGGACATCGGATCCAGGCCCAATCCCACCAAAATTCACAACGGCATTGTAAGCGGTAAGGCCGGCACATCCCAAAGTGGCAGCTTCTTTGTCTGTTAGGTGGCTTGGAGTGGATACAAGTCCTTCTTCTTGAAATTTTCCAAAATTCGCTAAACAGCCGTCATGTGGCCCGCCGAGAGTGGAGCGAAGGTTGTCCATATTGGGTGCTCCATCCATCCATTTTTGGGCGAAAATAGGAAGGACACGGTCTCCTTTTTTCCAAAGAGTGACGTCTGATCCCACGGCTTCCACAACACCGGCTCCATCAGAACAAGGGATGAGTGGGAGTTTTTGTCTAGGATTGTAAGTCCCAATCACCATTAAATAATCACGATAATTCAGTGAAGTCGCTGTTAGGCGAACGAGAACTTCTTTGGGAGCAAGTGATTCGGAAAGATCTCTTGTTGATTGTTTTAGGTTCTCTAGTCCAAAAGATCCTTGAATTTCCCATACTTTGTTTAACATATTCCCTCGTTCGATTTAGAATCAAAATTCACTCGTCAGATCCTCCTGCCTCCTTATCCTTTGTCGAGTGGGAATAACAGGATAAGGTCGTTATGAAAAAAGATTTTTGGAACGATAGGGTGGTAGTGATCACTGGAGCATCGAGCGGAATTGGTCTGGCATTGTATGAAGAATTGGCCATGTATCCTTGTGAATTGGTTCTTGTGGCAAGACGAGCTGCAGAAATTGCAGAACTCAAAAACAAACACGAGGGGGTAGTCATTCACCGAGTTGCTTGTGACCTTTCTGATCCTACTTCAGTTTTGGATGCTGCGGAGTGGATCGAAAAGAAAATTTCTAAAATCGATGTATTGTTTAATAACGCAGGGATTACTGCCCATGGTCGGTTTGATTCTCTTTCAATGGATGTGTATCGCAAAACCTTTGCCACTAATTTTTTTGGTCCTATCCAATTCATTCGTGTGCTTTTGCCTCTCCTTTTTGCCGCCAAAGGAAATATTGTTACCACTTCGACGGTTTCTGCTCTCTATGGTGTGCCGGGTCGGGCTGCATACTCAGCATCCAAGTCAGCTCTACATGCAGCTCTCGAATCCCTTCGGATCGAAACTTTAGAGGATGGTCTTGGTGTTTCTCTTGTTTGTGTTCCGTATACGGACACGGCGCTCCGAACCTCGGGTCTTGATGCCGATGGGGGAAATTTATCGGAAGCTCCCGCCAAAGGAAAACGAAAGACAGCAAAAGAAGTGGCCCATGTTTTGATGTCTGTGGCGAAGGACAAAGAAGCAAGGCTTGTGACATTCAATTTGTCCGGAAAATTTTTGGAATGGATGCGTTTTTTCTCTCCTAAGTTTTTAGAAAAAATTCTTTATAAAAAACTTTACGAGGACTTCAAATCACACTGAACCCTGTCTAAACCAAGGTATAGGGAGAGGATCTATCCTTTGGAAAATTTATTATTTTCATATCTAGCGGCTGTTATATTTACATTTGTTTTTATGAGCCTTATGTGGTTTTGGGGAAAGTCGAGAGACAACTATGCAGTCATTGATGTGGGTTGGGGACTCGTCATTGCCGGGATTGCGACTGTCCTTGTTTCCTTTGGGAAGGGGTCAGTGTTTGCAAAATGGGCGGTGCTTGTCCCTGTTTGGATCTGGGCTTTTCGTTTATCAGGGTTTCTTTACTTCACTCGCATCCGTACAAACCATCCCGAAGACAAACGTTATGCCGGATTTCGAAAGGATTACGGTAACAAAGTCCACCAAAAGATGTTTACGAATGTGTTTCTTTTGCAAGGATTTCTGGCACTTTTCTTTTCTTTTCCGTTTTATTTTGCCGCTCAGTGGAAATTATTTCCTAACTCAGGGATGTTTGGGCCTAACGGATATTTAATGGTTCTTCTGGGATGGAGTTTGTTTGTGGTTGGTGTGATTGGGGAAACGATTGCTGATCGTGACCTTCACAAGTTTGTTGCCGATCCCAAAAATAAAGGAAAGGTCTGTGATTTAGGTCTTTGGAAGTTTACAAGACACCCCAATTATTTTTTTGAATGGGTGATTTGGGTAGGGATTGGGATCATTCCAATTCTTTCTGTACCAGAAGCAATGATATCACTGCTCACACCTGTGTTTATGTTTGTATTGTTGCGATTTGTATCGGGTGTTCCTTTTGCAGAAAAATATTCTCTTCAATCTAAGGGAGATGTTTTTCGCGAATATATGCGCACCACAAACGCATTTTTCCCTTGGTTTCCTAAACAAAAATAAGAAAGGATAAAAATAAAACATGAATTTTACGGATTCTACAAAGAAAGAAGAGGGTTCTTCTTTTAGTATCAACTCACTTTTAGAAAAGGATATTTTTCCTGATTGGTTGATCCGGTTTCGGATCCGACAACTTTTGAAACTTCGGATTCGCCAAGAAAGAAAAGAAAATGTTACGGCTGGGCTCCAACACAAAATCAATTACGTGAATGAGTTAAAAAAATCACCGATTGCTGTACACACTGCCGCTGCCAACGAACAACACTACGAGGTCCCTAGTGATTTTTTTACTTATGTGATGGGCCCGAGTATGAAGTATTCTTCTGGGTATTGGCAAAGTTTAGATACAAGTTTTGCTGAATCCGAAGAAGATATGTTAAGGATTACTGTCGAACGGGCAGAGATTCAAAATGGAATGAAGGTTTTGGATTTGGGATGTGGTTGGGGGAGTATCTCTCTTTACATTGCCGAAAAATTTCCCAAATGTAAGGTCACAGGTGTTTCCAATTCTCGCACACAAAAAGAATTCATCGACAAACGCGCTAAAGAGCGGGGTTTAAAAAACCTAACCATCATCACAAAAGACATGAACGATTTTACGACCAAAGACAAGTTTGATCGAATTGTTTCTGTCGAGATGTTAGAACATATGAAAAACTACGAAAAACTTTTTGAGAAGTTATCTAAGTTTCTTGTGACCGATGGAAAGTTTTTTGTCCATATCTTCACCCATAAAGAATTTGCTTATCCTTTTGAAGTCATTGATGAAACGGACTGGATGGCAAAGTATTTTTTTACCGGTGGGCAGATGCCTTCGGATGATTTGTTTTTATACTTCCAAAAAGATTTTTTAATCGAAAATCATTGGGTGGTGAATGGAACTCATTATGCGAGAACAAGCGAAGCCTGGTATGACAATA from Leptospira congkakensis includes the following:
- a CDS encoding zinc-dependent alcohol dehydrogenase family protein, producing MLNKVWEIQGSFGLENLKQSTRDLSESLAPKEVLVRLTATSLNYRDYLMVIGTYNPRQKLPLIPCSDGAGVVEAVGSDVTLWKKGDRVLPIFAQKWMDGAPNMDNLRSTLGGPHDGCLANFGKFQEEGLVSTPSHLTDKEAATLGCAGLTAYNAVVNFGGIGPGSDVLCLGTGGVSLFALQFAKMMGARVIVTSSSDEKLERAKTLGADATINYSTKTNWERDVRKATKMAGADLIIEVGGAGTMQKSMMSVKPYGTIALIGVLAGGESSLSLYPILMQGVKVQGVIVGSRADFEKMNRAIEQNKMKPVVDKVFGWDEVPEALQYLQTGKHFGKVVVSWE
- a CDS encoding SDR family NAD(P)-dependent oxidoreductase, producing the protein MKKDFWNDRVVVITGASSGIGLALYEELAMYPCELVLVARRAAEIAELKNKHEGVVIHRVACDLSDPTSVLDAAEWIEKKISKIDVLFNNAGITAHGRFDSLSMDVYRKTFATNFFGPIQFIRVLLPLLFAAKGNIVTTSTVSALYGVPGRAAYSASKSALHAALESLRIETLEDGLGVSLVCVPYTDTALRTSGLDADGGNLSEAPAKGKRKTAKEVAHVLMSVAKDKEARLVTFNLSGKFLEWMRFFSPKFLEKILYKKLYEDFKSH
- a CDS encoding DUF1295 domain-containing protein, producing the protein MENLLFSYLAAVIFTFVFMSLMWFWGKSRDNYAVIDVGWGLVIAGIATVLVSFGKGSVFAKWAVLVPVWIWAFRLSGFLYFTRIRTNHPEDKRYAGFRKDYGNKVHQKMFTNVFLLQGFLALFFSFPFYFAAQWKLFPNSGMFGPNGYLMVLLGWSLFVVGVIGETIADRDLHKFVADPKNKGKVCDLGLWKFTRHPNYFFEWVIWVGIGIIPILSVPEAMISLLTPVFMFVLLRFVSGVPFAEKYSLQSKGDVFREYMRTTNAFFPWFPKQK
- a CDS encoding SAM-dependent methyltransferase — its product is MNFTDSTKKEEGSSFSINSLLEKDIFPDWLIRFRIRQLLKLRIRQERKENVTAGLQHKINYVNELKKSPIAVHTAAANEQHYEVPSDFFTYVMGPSMKYSSGYWQSLDTSFAESEEDMLRITVERAEIQNGMKVLDLGCGWGSISLYIAEKFPKCKVTGVSNSRTQKEFIDKRAKERGLKNLTIITKDMNDFTTKDKFDRIVSVEMLEHMKNYEKLFEKLSKFLVTDGKFFVHIFTHKEFAYPFEVIDETDWMAKYFFTGGQMPSDDLFLYFQKDFLIENHWVVNGTHYARTSEAWYDNMIENKDKLLPILASTYGEKEKTKWFVYWKVFFLACAELWGYRNGEEWFVSHYLFRKR